ATTCTACGGGAAGCCCCGCAATAAATCGCAAAGAACGCAGAAGCGCCGCCCCATTGGGGCGGCGCTTCTGCACTTTTATTGATCCATAAACACCAGCAAACCATTGATAAATTTTTTGATGTTGATCTTTCCACCGGCAGAACGCTTCCCGCGAATAAAATCCATTTCCGTCTTGATTCCCTCAAAGGAGAACAACGTGCTGGAGTACCGCGTAAAGGTGTCATTCATAAAGTCCTCAATGCCCAGGTTGGCCAAATTCGACATGCCCTTCGCAATCGCGCGTCGAATCCGCTGCTCCATGCTCTTGGGGTTATCGCTCAGTATTTCGCACAGCTTGCCAATGTTCTCTTCGGCCATGCTGGTCTTTTCATGATCGTACAAATACTGGCAAACGGTGACGATGTCTTTGGAGCCTTTCTCGCCGGACATGCCAAGCTGATTCAGAATATATTGCAGTCTGCGCACAGGAGTATCCTTGTCGTCCTTTTCCACGGGGGACGCGGCTCCCACATCCACCTGAAACATTTTGCGAATGTTCGACAGTGTCTGTTCCATCTGAATCTGCCGGGTAATGTTTTCAATGACTCTCTTGATCTCGATTACATTGATCGGCTTACTGATAAAAAAGTCTACTCCCGCGTTGTAGGCCTTCATAATCAGCTCCTTATTCGAAACCTGAGAGATCATGATGCACTTGACTGTACTACCCATTTCACGCAGGGCAGAGACGAGCTGAATTCCATCCACATTCGGCATTAAAAAATCTACCAGCACCACATCCGGATTCAGTGCCATAATCTCTTCCGGGTTGGGAGTCCTGCCCTCCGAATCGCCGCACACACTGCCCAAGTTATGGCTTTCAATAATATCTTCCAGGTTATTGATCACCGACAAATCGTCTTCTACAATATAAAAATTCATATTATTCTTTCCTCCAGCATTTCCGCGGGGATCATTACACGGAATTCCGTCCCAACCCCAAGCTCTGATTTAACCTCAATCAATCCGTGGAATTTTTCCTCTACCGTCATCTGTACCCCCGACAGACCTACCCCTC
Above is a window of Faecalispora anaeroviscerum DNA encoding:
- a CDS encoding response regulator, with the translated sequence MNFYIVEDDLSVINNLEDIIESHNLGSVCGDSEGRTPNPEEIMALNPDVVLVDFLMPNVDGIQLVSALREMGSTVKCIMISQVSNKELIMKAYNAGVDFFISKPINVIEIKRVIENITRQIQMEQTLSNIRKMFQVDVGAASPVEKDDKDTPVRRLQYILNQLGMSGEKGSKDIVTVCQYLYDHEKTSMAEENIGKLCEILSDNPKSMEQRIRRAIAKGMSNLANLGIEDFMNDTFTRYSSTLFSFEGIKTEMDFIRGKRSAGGKINIKKFINGLLVFMDQ